The following are encoded in a window of Mycolicibacterium tusciae JS617 genomic DNA:
- a CDS encoding TetR/AcrR family transcriptional regulator produces MRTHGWSGSAPATDEEAISRILDAASKVIDARGAEFSISDVARALGVTRQTVYRYFPSTDALLIAAAVHAASGFIDRLAAHMRGITDPADAIAEAVATVLEWLPEDKHLGLLIMPGQPSPHTESVTSDVALDFGHSMVRRFDVDWAGLGFSDADLGELVEHLLRIIQSFVIDPGRPPRQGAELRSYLRRWVGGAIQPSAEPTIRPPSAAATSGPRTPTTHRH; encoded by the coding sequence ATGCGCACCCACGGCTGGTCCGGATCCGCACCCGCCACCGACGAGGAAGCCATCAGCCGCATCCTCGACGCGGCGAGCAAGGTGATCGACGCACGCGGCGCCGAATTTTCGATCAGCGACGTCGCCCGCGCCCTCGGCGTCACACGACAGACGGTGTACCGCTATTTTCCGAGCACCGATGCACTGCTGATCGCCGCCGCCGTGCACGCAGCGAGCGGCTTCATCGATCGGTTGGCCGCTCATATGCGTGGAATCACGGATCCGGCCGATGCGATTGCGGAGGCCGTCGCCACCGTCCTCGAGTGGTTGCCCGAGGACAAGCACCTCGGCCTGCTCATCATGCCCGGCCAGCCAAGCCCACACACAGAGTCGGTGACGTCGGATGTCGCGCTGGATTTCGGCCACTCGATGGTTCGCAGGTTCGACGTCGACTGGGCGGGCCTCGGATTCAGCGACGCAGATCTCGGGGAACTGGTCGAGCATCTCCTGCGGATCATCCAGTCATTCGTGATCGATCCCGGCCGACCACCGCGCCAAGGGGCCGAACTCCGCAGTTACCTGCGGAGGTGGGTCGGTGGGGCTATCCAGCCGTCGGCGGAGCCGACAATCAGACCACCGTCAGCGGCAGCGACTTCCGGTCCTCGAACTCCCACGACGCACCGCCACTGA